A single Oryctolagus cuniculus chromosome 18, mOryCun1.1, whole genome shotgun sequence DNA region contains:
- the LOC138846542 gene encoding small ribosomal subunit protein eS17-like gives MHSLNKKKERKQAAQASLRSNTRITTTSTTTSRYWRDIHHPQEDPKPDSRLCLHLMKHIQKGPVRGISIKLQEEKGEITVPEVAILDQEIMKVDPDTKEMLLDHGRPSNLQVTQPTVGINFKTPH, from the coding sequence atgcattcattaaataaaaaaaaagaaagaaagcaagcagccCAGGCATCACTGAGAAGCAATACACGCATCACAACAACTTCCACAACAACAAGTAGGTATTGGAGAGATATCCATCATCCCCAAGAAGATCCAAAACCAGATAGCAGGTTATGTCTTCACCTGATGAAGCACATTCAGAAAGGCCCAGTGAGAGGCATCTCTATCAAGCTgcaggaggagaaaggggagatAACTGTTCCTGAGGTCGCCATCCTAGACCAGGAAATCATGAAAGTAGATCCTGACACTAAGGAAATGCTTCTGGACCATGGCAGACCGTCCAACCTACAGGTCACTCAGCCTACAGTTGGCATTAATTTCAAAACACCACATTGA